The Capsicum annuum cultivar UCD-10X-F1 unplaced genomic scaffold, UCD10Xv1.1 ctg2352, whole genome shotgun sequence sequence caaaaaaaaaaatacataaaaagtcAAATAAATTAAATGTTGGAATAATTATGCCCACTATTAACCTATTTGGATAAATTTTTGACAagtaaaaaatgataattttaaaatttcaatccAATCTTCACCAAAATCTAATTTATAAGAAATACTTAGAAATATATTTCCAAACGCTATTACTTGGGATATGGGAACTTTAACCTTTACAACAAGTTTTCTTGAAGAGGTCACCTATTGTTGTTACGCTTTTTTGGCGATTTGAATTGTTTGCTTTGTCCCAATGAATAATGTCATGCATTGTTTAAGCTGTTAAATTGATAAAGTTGTTGTGACATAAAGGTAActgatttaaattataaaaataatctcTTGCGAAAATGTAAGATTAGAATACATAATACTCTTGTGGTCCAACTCATTTCTAGATTCACGCATGATAAAAACTTTAGCTCATCACACTACTTACTCCTTCCGTTTCGTATTAGTTGACccttataaatttaatatatttattaaaaaaaaatattagttaggGGTCAATTTTACCAAATTAACTttgaaaatacaaatttaaatatatacaacttgttttagtcatttaataataaagatattatttgaagaacatattaaatttatcttaatttcatcaatgaaacaactaaattgaaactaATATTTCTAGAAAGAGcgtcaactaaaatgaaacggagaaattattttattaattcttccgtttcattttagttggccatcttactaaaaataaatatcctacaTTAGTTGATCGTTTACTAAATCAAGATAGaagtaattaattttttctacTTTATTCCTACAATTAatagtatacattaaatataaataattacaaTTATAATGTTCATTTATATGCCCAATGttattaatatggataaaagttaaaataataaattcaattttgttACTCCttgcatttcaaaataattaaattgttggGGTAGGACACAAATTAcactcctaaaaatatgaagtCCTTAAGAATATCATtagataaaaaagtaaaataggaaaaaaaaattcaacatttcttttgaagattgaattattacttattttagctattaaaaaatattttaataatttatttatttcaaaatgaaaaaaagtatttcttaaattattttatggtCAATTAAAATGGGAGGGAGGAAGTAGATAAAAAGAATGTTATGTATTGTTCAAACTTCACATGCCAAATTATTGCTTCGCTTTAATTGAAGTCTAACACTTCCAATTTATCGATCACAAAACACATAGTAGCACTTTTGGCTGCCATGAAAATTCCTCCAAAAAAGCCCCATTTTTTCAAACCCATTCAGCCAGGTTTCAAGAATGGTCTTGTAAGTTATCCCTTCTGTTCCTTTTTCGTCTTTCCTTTTCTCTACTATATGTTGCATGCAGGAGCCGAGTGAAAATCttgttcttttatttacttttttcaattttaaacccCTTAATGAAGATCCTATTTCTTGCATGTATGATAAGGAGGTGGAATGAGTTCTCccagaaaaaataaaacactaaaattttcatatgaacatttttttttttatgattgttaaCTTGGTAGAACAATTAGAACGATTTTCAGGTCAAGTTTATATTGTATTGCAGAAAATTCCTGTAGGTTTCTTGAAGTATGTGAAGGGACAAGATCAAATTGAACATGTAGTACTGAGAAGTGGAGGCAAAAATTGGCTGGTGAAGGTTAAATGTTGGCGATTCGAAGCGGGTTGGGCTGCATTTGTAGAACAACATGATTTACAATTGGGAGATATGTTGGTGTTTAGATATGAAGGAAATATGGAATTTGAAGTTTCCATATTTGATTCAACTCATTGTGATAGAGAATATGTTGAGTATCTGCACGAAGATCAAGGAGGATCTTGGAGAGATGAAGAGATTTCcaagaaatttaaatttaaaggtAAAATCTTTAGAGTTCATTGATTTTCCAAGTTCCATACCTGAGCAACCGGGTGTGCGAATTTCATACCTAAACTATCagcaactatttatcaaaataaacCTAGCTATCAGTTGTTCCTTTTTTCTATCTGAAATATCACCATCATTGAGGTAGGAAAGGGAAAAATCGATAATTGaagtgtgttttgataaatagttggtggTAGTTCAGATAGAACTCAAAAAACATGGATACTTTCAGTGTGTTTTTGATCCTTCACTCAATCTTAGTTTAAGTCTCAACTTGTTTAATTTATACCAAAAAGTACTCTCTCTGGTCGCTTTTACTTGTCTATTTGGGACCTTGCACACCCCTTAAGAAACAATAATTGTTATGAGTATTTTACCACAATAccatattaattgatgtttagtctTAATTAGGTCTTaggaaaaaagtaattaatgttgagggaaaaatatgaaagaaaatatatatattccttTTAATGTGCTAAAAGTGATAAGTGAAAGAGaaaatgtatttttagtatagtggataagtaaaagtgaacaaTGGGAGTAACAAAAAGGTGTTATTTATGGAAATTATTTTTATGCAACCTGTAATGGAAACTGCGTACATAAATCGAATGGTGCTTATTTTGTAAGAAAGAACTAATTTGAAACTAGCCAAAAGGTGTTTTGGTTATTGTTTAAAAAAATGTTGCCAATTTTCTTAAGTACAATTGTCATATTTACTTGTTGAGGATGCAACAGGAAGACCAAGGCTCAGAATCAAGATGTCAAAAAAGGCTTCTTCCCATGTAGAAGCTGCTGCTCATCACAAGTCTTTTGGTCATTCTCATTTTGAATGCACTATTAGAGAATATAACATTTCACATCATTATTTGGTAAGTCTCAAAACTCATTTTTTCTTGCAAACTCTTCAATTGAATGTGTTACACAATGTGGTCACTTATTAAATAATTACAAGTAAATCTCTATGATAAACAATTATTatttacatggttaaaattacATCTAGTTTATTATCACATTAAACTAGGTTGATATTATAAAAACCTTTAAACTTCAATGTAAATTATATtccttttgttaattttttataaaaccttTAAACTTCAATGTAAATTATATtacttttgttaattttttattcgTAAAATGGTTATACGCCATATCTTAGGGCCTTCCTCAACAATTCGCATATGCAAATGGTCTCACCAATAAGAAGTGTAGTTTGATTATAAGAGATGAACAACAAAGGTTATGGAATTTAAAGCTGAGTTCTTGCAAAAGTCGAACCTATATTACTGGTGGATGGCACAAATTCAGTGCTGATAATTGCTTAAAGAAGGGAGATCGCATAATGTTTGAGGTTGTTACCAATGGAGAGACACCTATATGgaaatttcaagttactaatcgAGAAACTCCATTGCAGAAGTTTCAAGGCAAGTTTTCTCATCTAACCAGCCTCTTATTTCTTTGAGgatctttttcattttcatatatgTGTATTATTCTGCATTGCATATACAAATATTACGTTTTGTATAGAGATTCATCTTTATTGGATTTAAGTCAAAGACTAAACTGCAGTTTCCTGTATGTATTCACTCCATTTGAAAACTGTAAAGGCCAGTACTTATAGTGAAAtttagtactccctccatttcgatTTGTTTGTTTTACTTTCCTTTATagttgtttaaaaaagaatgattttttccttttctggCAACTCCTTTAATTTAACTTTCtacgtgacatgtttaagaccataaaattaaaggacattttggtagaTTCtacatatatttaaatttaaaagtcttttattttcttacacTCCGTGCCAAGTCAAACCGGACAAACAAATTGAAGTGGAGGGAGTATTATTCAAAGTCACTAATCAGGGGCCTTGAAAGCTAAAATTTTATAATCTAGTCAAGTTTAATTCCAAACCACTAAACTTTGATATCGTattctctttaattttcttaatagctTAAATGGAGCGACATCATGTCTTGAGCGAAGATTCATATATCCGACCACAATTTGAGTTTGGATTAAGGCACAGTAGTAGTACTAGTAGTTATTGTTCTATTTTTCTTGATCAATTTCTTCCAATTTAGAAAGAGGCCCCtgataattttttgaacttcCATATGTTATAGCTTCCTTTCTTTTGCTATGTTTTTCTTATTAAGCAGACATTATGCAAAAACCCTCAAACATGAGTGTTCTGAATGCACAAGTAGCCACTTCAACTTCTGGTGATGATGATTATCCTTGTTTTGTTTCAACCGTTAAACCTTACTGCCTCAGATGTGCAGCTTTGGTAAGTTATTTGAAGTTAATTATATGTTACTATATAGGCAACTTAACATAAATTGTACACTATTTGAGTGTACAGGACTTGAGAACTCTTTTTGTTGTAGTCCTTTtctaacaactgaaacttaatcaactcaatgGAGTAAATTTTATGTTAGTATCTTCCAACGGATTTTGTAAAGTCAAGCGGGTTGATGAATAGAAACTGTGAGATGATTCTGAAAGGTGAAGCACAGAGATGCTGGTCAGTTTGGTTTGGGAAATCTGGACATCATTTTGGAATTATACATGGATGGGAAAAATTCAGAGCAGAAAATGGACTCCAAGTAGGAGACGTTTACAAGTTTGAACTCATCAAGAATGGGAAAGTACCTATAGCACAATTCCATTGTAAGTGTTCTTTCAGTTCTAATGTACTCTTGTCGAGTTCTAGTTCTATGTTTCGACGgtgtaatttaatatttaaacaaTTTGATCACTTATGAGGTAATTACAAACAACGACAAAGCGAAGAATCTCGTTAAGGGTGTTCGAGATTTAATATCTATTTAATATAACgtaatttttcgacgaagggtGAAGGGTGTTGATCTGATCACCCTTTCATCTATGTAGCTACACCACTGATTAGAAATATGTCTCTATGTATATGATTTCTTATATAACTTTTCTCATAATCGTCGTTGTAATTATACTGCACATAGTTCATTTCAATGGTCTTTACATGATTTGTTAGAGTTTTGAAATTATATATCATCACTAAGGATGTCATTTTGAACGCACTACACGATGGGGCTCCCTAGCAGATTTTGTAACTACtttcatataaaataatgtattttgcAGGCAAATATTCTGGAAAGGTTGCAAAGAGAGAGGAACGTCGAAGCAAGTTgaatacataaaaagaaaaatcgGTTGATCGTATGGTGTATAACTTCAAAAACTATATACAGTGTTTCTACAAAATCTCCATGTAAGGTAAGTAAATGTCTGACTAGCCGGCTTCTGTCCAGGCCCCGATAACTCAGTACGGTTTGGTCATGGTTGTATAAACTATGTGGATTATTTGCACCATATGGCCTTTTCTATGTCCATTCTCTAAATGTTGTCTTTAAAAGTGCATGGTTGAATGAACTTCTCTTTTTATGGACAACTGACTAAGCTAGTGGTGAACACAGATGGATTGATTAATGATATGTTGTTGATGTATGATAGGATATATATAGGTGAAATTTCGAATTTATAGTGACATGTTCCAATTGCTAAACTAGCATGTAGCATCCACACACATAATCGCAGAATGTAATTAGATGATCCAAATCACATCTGTTGCTGTTCCATAATCTCTTTAGTAAATCCGCTGTTGCGGACACTTGTAGACATTTATGCTGATATATAGTGGTGTTGTCTAGGCCACTTTGCCACATGGACTATTTCACTGGGTATGTACATGTTCCAATTGCTAAACTAGCATGTAGCATCCACACACATAATCGCAGAATGTAATTAGATGATCCAAATCACATCTGTTGCTGTTCCATAATCTCTTTAGTAAATCCGCTGTTGCGGACACTTGTAGACATTTATGCTGATATATAGTGGTGTTGTCTAGGCCACTTTGCCACATGGACTATTTCACTGGGTATGTACACAAACTTAAGAATTAGATATCAGGTAAGCTCTAACATAAGTAATATATGTCAGGTAATCTTTTTATATGATGGTGGTGTTCGAGCCAACATTGTGGTACCTTGGCTATTTCATTTGGTACTTTCTACCTCTCACTGCGCTATCGAGATAACTCTGTTTACCGAGGCTCTAGTCTAAGATTTTAACGGACGTAGGATAACTCTGCCTTTAGGATTTGAACACCTATTGCCATTTTGTATTTAGGATTGAAGAAGTCTGCTGCAGCGTTTTTCTCTGATTGACAGTGAATTAACAGCTGATCTGACCatttctcttcatcttttctttgggATGCTAGAATTTCTTTTGCTTTACACGGTCCACTCTCTTGGAAAAGTGCCTTTGCTGTCAATAATTCCGATTATGATCATTTTTCGAGCAAAAATGGATCTAATATCAATATAGAAATTCAGTGTTCTTTTCATAGCATGCTTTGTAGAGAAAATGTTGATGGATCAGTTTAATCCATTGAATATACATTCAAACTTTCGGTGAAAAGGACCATCTTAACTGATTGCAGGTAATTCATCCACCCCTTGAATAGATCAAAGATCACCCATGTCTACACAGAAAAGAACTACTTGGAAGACAAACTCGCAAAGGTATGGAATGAAGCTAAATAGTGATAGCCACCAGCTGATGTAACGATCACCAACCAGAGTATAAGGACATGTTTCCATTCGACGAGTTTATCTGAGCAATTTTTTGTGATCAATGTGGCACCAACAATGGGAATACCTACAGTAGAATTAATGCCATAGAAATAGTGTTTTTGTAATCATCCTTTCTGTTGGgctttttgtaaaaaaatgaTGCGGCAGCAAAAGGGGTTAAAACAACTCTCTTTGgattgaaatgactttcaagcttTCAAAAAGTTCTAGTAGCTTTCAATAATTTTTCTCAAGTATAGGAAGGCTTTAAATAGCCAATTACAAAGAAAATCAGAATaagtttaaaattcaaaaacctaCAATCTCAACTATTCAAACAACCTagtcaaaattcaaattcattctAATCTAAATAAGTTATTTTGCTAAAAACTAGTGCAGTAACTTAAAGCAATTTTCAAGACTCCTCCTTTGctttagttattgtgattttaaaaaGGTGCTCCTCTTTAATTTCTGCTTTGGCAATGAGTgctgaattttttaattttttttcagaagttttaaatttacactttgattcaaatgtttacctaatataacgagaaacggagggaaaaaaaaggcgtctttctctctcttctcatccagtgttgttttctctttcttagcgatttttgttgttcattgttgttgctgctttattcatcatcttctgcttcattatcatcatcgtcTACTTCATCATCATCTCCGTCTTTTTTTTGTTGaccattgtcgttgttgttgttaccgctaccgttgctatttgaccaaattcttagGTCAAACTTTGTTTCATAcgtcactttccactttggcattacttcataggaggctttagtaagtcaaattatgatttttagttgaattttttatctaggtaactgctattgtgttgttctttcaacaatggataaaacctgatcatgaatccaacataagagccatctgtttaaacagataaatcatctgttgcgatagatgaaacatctgtttcaatagaagactgatatgttggatttatgtttaaGGTTCTATAGgccgtaacatgaatcaaacagatggatcatctgttgcaacagatgatttatatgtttaaacagattagttatctggtgcaacgtgataaatatctgttgcaacaaattattaacttattgcaacagaacctgaactcgattccaacagacgtgttgtctattgcaacaaggtaaatatttgttgcaaaagactattaacctattgcaacagaattCAAAATCGATTCCAACTGAcggtaaatatctattgcaacatattagtaacctattgcgCTAGAACCAGACCTCGATTTCAATAAATTGTCGCCTGTTGCAACAGGCAAGTCATTTATCACAACAGGTTAATTATTTGTTACaatatgtcactcatctattgaaatcagcttcaaaggtgcctcAGTACTGTAAAAATTCATCCGaatagatatatagtctgttgcaatatatgattcacctgttataATAGATGATTCGTCTGTTGAAATTAGCTTCAgaagcgtaacatgaatcccaacaggtaaatagtctgttgcgactgattacacatctgttgggattcatttacggcactatgaaatcactatttattttttttaacaaatgacattatttaggtaccactaatggggggatcaataacaataggggtggattgtcatggttaatagatcgagaagagcaatcgatatgtatggcgttggaacgagggtgaaatgctagagacgatagctatgacagtccaaagtgatgtttcatatgatgattttgtgaacttaatcatcagttattgtgGACTAAATTGTCAATCGGAAGAACCCGTCATCAGCTACACGCACAACTTCTTtgaaatcagagggtactgcctttcaagataatcaaTCAGGTTCGGTTGGGCACTTATCTTAGTGATTTATCTAGGCTGGTATTAAgagtgtacgtggttgaaaagacgagaaagaatgagaaccagaatgtagaagaaaaacaacaacaagacatctttgatgataggttggatgatctagacatgaat is a genomic window containing:
- the LOC107854620 gene encoding B3 domain-containing protein REM7; this encodes MKIPPKKPHFFKPIQPGFKNGLKIPVGFLKYVKGQDQIEHVVLRSGGKNWLVKVKCWRFEAGWAAFVEQHDLQLGDMLVFRYEGNMEFEVSIFDSTHCDREYVEYLHEDQGGSWRDEEISKKFKFKGRPRLRIKMSKKASSHVEAAAHHKSFGHSHFECTIREYNISHHYLGLPQQFAYANGLTNKKCSLIIRDEQQRLWNLKLSSCKSRTYITGGWHKFSADNCLKKGDRIMFEVVTNGETPIWKFQVTNRETPLQKFQDIMQKPSNMSVLNAQVATSTSGDDDYPCFVSTVKPYCLRCAALYLPTDFVKSSGLMNRNCEMILKGEAQRCWSVWFGKSGHHFGIIHGWEKFRAENGLQVGDVYKFELIKNGKVPIAQFHCKYSGKVAKREERRSKLNT